From a region of the Helianthus annuus cultivar XRQ/B chromosome 5, HanXRQr2.0-SUNRISE, whole genome shotgun sequence genome:
- the LOC118492088 gene encoding uncharacterized protein LOC118492088 encodes MENRGSYNGIWWPHSWSLSLLQRPAPIPATSPATRTSPPPSSSSPTYTPSPINIYQLSGDYPATTVSWWQRRTTTTPPPWRWQRQGRKDERESRERSATAVVMVFRFAPTSSGSCPAATTMVGYDWFQVSSPVLQQTSDKNPVSGWFQATVATNGDGGSAQ; translated from the exons ATGGAGAATCGAGGGTCGTATAATGGGATT TGGTGGCCGCACTCCTGGTCCCTCTCACTTCTCCAACGACCGGCGCCAATTCCAGCGACTTCTCCGGCCACACGCACATCTCCTCCGCCCTCTTCGTCATCTCCTACCTACACCCCCTCTCCGATAAACATCTATCAGCTTTCCGGAGATTATCCAGCCACCACTGTCTCCTGGTGGCAGCGGAGAACAACAACAACTCCGCCACCATGGCGGTGGCAGCGGCAAGGCAGAAAGgatgagagagagagtagagagagatcGGCGACGGCGGTGGTGATGGTTTTTCGTTTTGCTCCGACGAGTTCTGGTTCGTGTCCGGCGGCAACAACGATGGTTGGTTATGACTGGTTTCAGGTCTCGAGTCCGGTTCTCCAGCAAACCTCCGACAAAAACCCCG TTTCGGGTTGGTTTCAGGCGACAGTGGCGACTAATGGTGACGGTGGTTCAGCGCAGTAA